The Dehalogenimonas sp. 4OHTPN genome window below encodes:
- a CDS encoding ABC transporter ATP-binding protein, with the protein MTPAIRTEKLTKRFGDIAAVENLDLAVPERAVFGFLGPNGAGKTTTVKMLTGLSRPTGGRAFICGEEVVPDSVTVRRHFGFLPDVPAFYEWMTGEEYLKFAGRLYGMDIASIDRRAAELLDLVELKKAARRKVGGYSRGMKQRLGIAQAMLNHPKVLFLDEPTSALDPIGRRDVLDLIGRLKEEATVFMSTHILSDVERVCDSVGIINKGRLVVTATVEELRNKYTRSVFEIEFDEADSGFLRTIEARPWFAKAERAVNGGPSLRITAGDVTAARRELPALVAASGLTLLRYELAQPSLEDIFMEVVKTS; encoded by the coding sequence ATGACTCCGGCTATACGAACTGAGAAGCTGACCAAACGCTTCGGCGACATCGCCGCGGTGGAGAATCTCGATCTGGCGGTGCCGGAGCGCGCCGTCTTCGGCTTTCTCGGCCCGAACGGTGCCGGCAAGACGACCACGGTCAAGATGCTGACCGGGCTGTCGCGGCCGACCGGGGGGCGGGCCTTCATTTGCGGCGAAGAAGTTGTCCCGGACTCGGTCACGGTGCGCCGTCATTTCGGCTTCCTGCCGGACGTACCGGCCTTTTATGAATGGATGACCGGCGAGGAGTACCTCAAATTCGCCGGCCGGCTTTACGGCATGGATATCGCATCTATCGACCGGCGGGCGGCTGAACTGCTGGACCTGGTCGAACTAAAAAAAGCCGCCCGGCGCAAGGTCGGCGGCTACTCCCGCGGCATGAAGCAGCGCCTCGGCATCGCCCAGGCCATGCTCAACCACCCGAAGGTGCTCTTCCTGGACGAACCGACTTCTGCGCTGGACCCTATCGGCCGCCGCGACGTGCTTGATTTAATTGGCCGGTTAAAGGAGGAGGCCACGGTTTTCATGTCTACCCACATCCTGTCTGATGTAGAACGGGTATGCGATTCCGTTGGCATCATCAACAAGGGGCGGCTGGTGGTGACCGCCACTGTGGAAGAGCTGCGCAATAAATACACCCGTTCGGTCTTTGAAATCGAATTCGACGAAGCTGATTCGGGTTTCTTGCGTACCATCGAGGCTAGGCCGTGGTTCGCCAAAGCGGAACGGGCGGTAAACGGCGGCCCGTCGCTCCGGATCACCGCCGGGGATGTGACCGCGGCGCGCAGGGAATTACCGGCCCTTGTCGCCGCCAGCGGCCTGACGCTTCTGCGTTACGAATTGGCCCAGCCCAGCCTGGAGGACATCTTCATGGAGGTGGTGAAAACCTCATGA